The following are encoded together in the Solenopsis invicta isolate M01_SB chromosome 14, UNIL_Sinv_3.0, whole genome shotgun sequence genome:
- the LOC120359476 gene encoding uncharacterized protein LOC120359476, with amino-acid sequence MADIVSMFREIRIHPDDADLQRILWRADPSEEVRDYRLTTVTYGTASAFLALRTLRQLVQDESSRFLRGSEVLGRHSYVDDILAGGDSLDEVRDVQEQLAALLRVGGFALSKWASNWRDLCPRSDQEERLFSTEEAVGALGVIWNPQSDTLALRVFPFGDSRSEVPLAMTKRGALLVIAKLFDPFEWAAPVLVFAKIFLQDLCLTGCGWDDPLPTELTQSWQTFQASLQQLEDVRLLR; translated from the coding sequence ATGGCCGACATCGTTTCAATGTTTCGGGAGATCCGAATCCACCCAGATGACGCTGACCTCCAGCGTATCTTATGGCGGGCGGACCCGTCTGAGGAAGTCCGCGATTACCGTCTTACCACCGTCACCTATGGGACGGCTTCAGCGTTCTTGGCCTTGCGGACACTAAGGCAGCTGGTTCAGGACGAATCATCCCGGTTTCTGAGGGGATCGGAAGTTCTCGGTCGCCACTCCTATGTGGATGACATTCTTGCAGGTGGTGACTCTCTCGATGAGGTCAGGGACGTCCAGGAGCAACTGGCTGCGCTCTTGCGCGTAGGGGGGTTCGCCTTGAGCAAGTGGGCCTCCAATTGGAGAGATCTGTGCCCTCGCTCGGATCAAGAGGAGAGATTGTTTTCTACTGAGGAGGCGGTGGGCGCCCTGGGAGTCATCTGGAACCCTCAGAGTGACACTCTCGCCTTGAGAGTGTTCCCGTTTGGGGACTCACGCTCTGAGGTACCATTGGCCATGACCAAGCGAGGAGCACTTTTGGTAATAGCCAAACTCTTTGACCCTTTTGAATGGGCGGCACCGGTCCTCGTATTTGCCAAGATTTTTCTTCAGGATTTATGCCTGACCGGATGTGGCTGGGATGATCCACTGCCCACGGAGCTGACACAGTCGTGGCAGACCTTCCAAGCGTCTCTGCAACAATTGGAGGACGTCCGCTTGCTTCGTTGA